Proteins encoded within one genomic window of Felis catus isolate Fca126 chromosome C1, F.catus_Fca126_mat1.0, whole genome shotgun sequence:
- the NSUN4 gene encoding 5-methylcytosine rRNA methyltransferase NSUN4 isoform X1, producing the protein MAALVVRGVPGVLKRAHFATIPRRHRHKKKWAATEPKFPATQLALQNFDMTYSVQFGDLWPSIRVSLLSEQKYGALVNNFAAWDHVSGKLEKLSARDFVNDSISHGELEPESGQTATPSLASGTCSPNLRCFTFTRGDVSRFPPARLGSLGVMDYYLMDAASLLPVLALGLQSGDTVLDLCAAPGGKTLALLQTGCCRNLAANDLSTSRTVRLQKVLHSYVPQDIRDRNRVRVTSWDGRKWGELEGDTYDRVLVDVPCTTDRHSLHEEENNIFQRSRKKERQMLPMLQMQLLAAGLLATKPGGHVVYSTCSLSHLQNEYVVQGTIEFLANQYSIKVQVEDLSHFRKLFMDTFSFFPSCQVGELVIPNLLANFGPMYFCKMCRLT; encoded by the exons ATGGCTGCGCTGGTAGTGAGGGGTGTGCCGGGCGTGCTGAAGCGTGCGCACTTCGCGACCATCCCGCGGAGACATCGACATAAGAAGAAATGG gCTGCCACAGAGCCCAAATTTCCTGCCACTCAACTGGCTCTGCAGAATTTTGACATGACCTACAGTGTGCAATTTGGTGATCTTTGGCCATCCATCCGGGTCAGTCTCCTTTCAGAGCAGAAGTATGGTGCACTGGTCAATAACTTTGCTGCCTGGGATCATGTGAGTGGAAAGCTGGAGAAGCTGAGTGCCAGGGACTTTGTGAATGACTCCATCTCCCATGGGGAACTGGAGCCTGAGAGTGGCCAAACTGCAACTCCATCCCTAGCCTCTGGGACCTGCAGCCCGAACCTTCGATGCTTCACTTTCACCAGAGGGGATGTCAGCCGGTTCCCCCCTGCCAG GCTTGGCAGCCTGGGTGTCATGGACTACTACCTGATGGATGCTGCTTCCTTGCTGCCTGTCTTGGCCCTTGGCCTGCAGTCTGGTGACACTGTGCTTGACTTATGTGCGGCCCCTGGGGGAAAGACACTAGCACTGCTGCAGACTGGCTGTTGCC GCAATCTCGCTGCCAATGATCTGTCCACTTCTCGAACAGTCAGACTACAGAAGGTTCTTCACAGCTATGTGCCTCAAGATATCAGGGATAGGAATCGTGTTCGAGTCACCTCATGGGATGGCAGGAAGTGGGGAGAACTGGAGGGGGACACCTATGACCGG GTGCTGGTGGATGTGCCCTGTACCACAGACCGCCACTCCCTTCATGAGGAGGAGAACAACATCTTTCAGCGGTCGAGGAAGAAGGAGCGGCAGATGTTGCCTATGCTTCAGATGCAGCTGCTCGC GGCTGGACTCCTTGCCACCAAACCAGGAGGCCACGTTGTCTATTCCACCTGCTCACTCTCACATTTACAGAACGAGTATGTGGTGCAAGGCACCATCGAGTTCCTGGCCAATCAATACAGCATCAAGGTTCAGGTGGAAGACCTGAGTCACTTCCGAAAGCTTTTCAtggacacattttctttcttcccatcctgCCAGGTTGGGGAACTGGTAATCCCAAACCTCTTGGCCAATTTTGGGCCTATGTACTTTTGCAAAATGTGTAGGCTGACATAG
- the NSUN4 gene encoding 5-methylcytosine rRNA methyltransferase NSUN4 isoform X2, protein MTYSVQFGDLWPSIRVSLLSEQKYGALVNNFAAWDHVSGKLEKLSARDFVNDSISHGELEPESGQTATPSLASGTCSPNLRCFTFTRGDVSRFPPARLGSLGVMDYYLMDAASLLPVLALGLQSGDTVLDLCAAPGGKTLALLQTGCCRNLAANDLSTSRTVRLQKVLHSYVPQDIRDRNRVRVTSWDGRKWGELEGDTYDRVLVDVPCTTDRHSLHEEENNIFQRSRKKERQMLPMLQMQLLAAGLLATKPGGHVVYSTCSLSHLQNEYVVQGTIEFLANQYSIKVQVEDLSHFRKLFMDTFSFFPSCQVGELVIPNLLANFGPMYFCKMCRLT, encoded by the exons ATGACCTACAGTGTGCAATTTGGTGATCTTTGGCCATCCATCCGGGTCAGTCTCCTTTCAGAGCAGAAGTATGGTGCACTGGTCAATAACTTTGCTGCCTGGGATCATGTGAGTGGAAAGCTGGAGAAGCTGAGTGCCAGGGACTTTGTGAATGACTCCATCTCCCATGGGGAACTGGAGCCTGAGAGTGGCCAAACTGCAACTCCATCCCTAGCCTCTGGGACCTGCAGCCCGAACCTTCGATGCTTCACTTTCACCAGAGGGGATGTCAGCCGGTTCCCCCCTGCCAG GCTTGGCAGCCTGGGTGTCATGGACTACTACCTGATGGATGCTGCTTCCTTGCTGCCTGTCTTGGCCCTTGGCCTGCAGTCTGGTGACACTGTGCTTGACTTATGTGCGGCCCCTGGGGGAAAGACACTAGCACTGCTGCAGACTGGCTGTTGCC GCAATCTCGCTGCCAATGATCTGTCCACTTCTCGAACAGTCAGACTACAGAAGGTTCTTCACAGCTATGTGCCTCAAGATATCAGGGATAGGAATCGTGTTCGAGTCACCTCATGGGATGGCAGGAAGTGGGGAGAACTGGAGGGGGACACCTATGACCGG GTGCTGGTGGATGTGCCCTGTACCACAGACCGCCACTCCCTTCATGAGGAGGAGAACAACATCTTTCAGCGGTCGAGGAAGAAGGAGCGGCAGATGTTGCCTATGCTTCAGATGCAGCTGCTCGC GGCTGGACTCCTTGCCACCAAACCAGGAGGCCACGTTGTCTATTCCACCTGCTCACTCTCACATTTACAGAACGAGTATGTGGTGCAAGGCACCATCGAGTTCCTGGCCAATCAATACAGCATCAAGGTTCAGGTGGAAGACCTGAGTCACTTCCGAAAGCTTTTCAtggacacattttctttcttcccatcctgCCAGGTTGGGGAACTGGTAATCCCAAACCTCTTGGCCAATTTTGGGCCTATGTACTTTTGCAAAATGTGTAGGCTGACATAG